From Hydra vulgaris chromosome 15, alternate assembly HydraT2T_AEP, one genomic window encodes:
- the LOC136092249 gene encoding uncharacterized protein LOC136092249 produces MPELSTCCIGKALNEQCYLSNKSKRYQELSKLNQELISLRSKINPIDFICSYHEKVYLSRYENEHRRYCCNPLNKHAKNVKNSLRVISLSYAKDFGLIPGQKICTSCRKVLNCKHNTKENELQEKEIYVDNHTLKEDLNSSIASFGCSPLKLVSKKDRVAYGKRKIDSVRAHTQKAVANVLGLEIAALCGIESPSKKCLKKTNTDLDNIMTQIKSKFEKTLSNSEKITLLTLTPDSWSIEKTQKFFFTSKRSLVQARKLSKKSGILSKPSPKLGRKLSEDVITEVVHFYECDEYSRVCPGKKEFVSVKVDSKKQHIQKRLLLVNMKELHIEFKKKYNYLKVGFSKFCELRPKWCIPVGGASGLHAVCVCQYHQNVKLLVQKIPGISDYKILLKLMVCSIENRDCMLHSCNKCPAKKVLLDYIDTLFTEKEISEVNFYQWQKSNYQCTLVPATLPLDEFIEMVYEQLDSLRVHHFISKSQATYYQHLKTNLKENQALVLLDFAENYSFLIQDAVQGFHWNNSHATVHPFVAYFIKDGKLDSQSYCVISDHLKHGTDAVHCFIGNVIDKLKQLQTFEHIVYFSDGAASQYKNYKNLINLCYHKHDFVMTAEWHFFATSHVKSPCDGVGGTVKRLVAIASLQSLNDPIDTPSKMYSWCVQHVKEISFFFVDKVSIETHTTNFNLEERYRYCSTIPGTRNHHSFIPMSLTSIKIRRVSFDIICTNVDFSTCRIYINKISSYSPGEYVACVYDAQWYLGNILSISEEHQDLNMKFMKKSLCNKFTWPCRDDLCWVPLMHILCKVQSLKVQSNSGRFYSIDLREINEIILLFEKFNFL; encoded by the exons atgcCTGAGCTTTCTACTTGCTGTATTGGTAAAGCATTAAATGAACAGTGCTATCTatctaataaaagtaaacgCTACCAAGAACTGTCTAAACTAAACCAAGAGCTTATTTCTTTGAGAAGCAAAATAAATCccatagattttatttgtagcTATCACGAGAAAGTTTACTTGTCGAGGTATGAGAATGAACATCGCAGGTATTGTTGTAATCCGTTGAACAAGCACGCAAAAAATGTGAAAA ATTCTCTTAGAGTTATCAGTCTTTCATATGCCAAAGATTTTGGTTTAATACCTGGTCAAAAAATTTGCACTAGTTGCAGAAAAGTTCTGAATTGCAAAcataatacaaaagaaaatgaactccaagaaaaagaaatttatgttgACAACCATACATTAAAAGAAGATCTTAATTCAAGTATTGCAAGTTTTGGATGCTCACCTCTAaaacttgtttcaaaaaaagatagaGTTGCATATGGAAAGCGTAAAATTGATAGCGTAAGAGCTCATACACAAAAGGCTGTTGCCAATGTGCTAGGTTTAGAAATAGCTGCACTTTGTGGAATTGAATCACcctcaaaaaaatgtttgaaaaaaacaaacacagaTTTAGACAATATTATGActcaaattaagtcaaaatttgaaaaaacattgtcaaattctgaaaaaatcACACTTCTTACACTCACTCCAGACAGTTGGTCAATAGAGAAAActcagaagtttttttttacttcaaaaagaTCTTTAGTACAAGCCagaaaattaagtaaaaaaagtggaATACTATCAAAACCTTCTCCAAAATTGGGTAGAAAACTAAGCGAAGATGTAATTACAGAGGTTGTTCATTTCTACGAATGCGATGAATATTCAAGGGTTTGTCCAGgaaaaaaagagtttgtttCAGTTAAAGTAGATAGTAAAAAGCAACATATCCAAAAGCGCCTTCTACTAGTCAATATGAAAGAGCTacatattgagtttaaaaagaaatataattatcttaaagttggattttcaaaattttgtgagCTAAGGCCCAAGTGGTGCATTCCTGTGGGTGGTGCTTCTGGTCTGCATGCAGTTTGTGTTTGCCAGtaccatcaaaatgtaaagCTCCTTGTACAGAAAATTCCTGGAATTTCTGATtacaaaatcttattaaaattaatggtttGTAGCATTGAAAATAGAGATTGTATGCTGCATAGCTGCAATAAATGTCCTGCTAAAAAGGTTTTGTTAGACTACATTGACACTTTGTTTacagaaaaagaaattagtgaAGTTAACTTTTATCAATGGCAAAAATCAAATTACCAATGTACTTTAGTACCAGCAACTCTACCTTTAGATGAATTTATTGAAATGGTTTATGAACAGTTAGATAGTTTACGAGTGCatcattttatatcaaaaagtcAAGCCACCTACTACCAACatttgaaaactaatttaaaagaaaatcaagcTTTGGTTCTTCTTGACTTTGcagaaaactatagttttctaATACAGGATGCAGTGCAAGGTTTTCACTGGAATAACAGCCACGCAACTGTGCATCCCTTTGTTGcgtattttataaaagatggAAAACTTGATAGTCAAAGTTATTGTGTTATATCAGATCATCTGAAACATGGAACAGATGCTGTTCATTGCTTTATCGGTAATGTTATTGATAAACTTAAACAATTACAAACATTTGAACACATTGTCTATTTTAGTGATGGAGCTGcatcacaatataaaaattacaaaaatcttaTCAACTTATGCTACCATAAACACGATTTTGTCATGACTGCAGAGTGGCACTTTTTTGCAACATCGCATGTTAAAAGCCCTTGTGATGGTGTTGGTGGAACAGTGAAACGTCTTGTTGCAATTGCCAGTCTACAATCACTAAACGATCCTATTGACACACCAAGCAAAATGTACAGCTGGTGTGTTCAACACGTCaaagaaatatcttttttttttgtcgacaAAGTTTCAATAGAAACACATACTACAAACTTCAATTTGGAAGAGAGATATCGTTATTGTTCGACAATACCTGGGACACGAAACCACCACAGTTTTATCCCAATGTCACTTAcctcaataaaaataagaagagTCTCATTTGATATTATTTGCACTAATGTGGATTTTTCTACTTgcagaatttatattaataaaatttccagttACTCACCAGGAGAATATGTGGCCTGCGTTTACGATGCTCAATGGTATTTAGGAAATATTCTTAGTATTTCAGAAGAGCATCAAGATCTTAATATGAAATTCATGAAAAAGTCTTTATGTAACAAGTTTACGTGGCCATGCAGAGATGATCTTTGTTGGGTACCTCTAATGCATATTTTATGCAAAGTGCAATCTCTTAAAGTCCAGTCAAACAGTGGAAGATTTTATAGTATTGACTTAAGAGAAATCAAtgagattattttattatttgagaaatttaactttttgtaa